GGCCATAACCGCATGGGGAAGGGATTACATCAAGAGAACAATAAAAATAGCTGAGGAATTCGGTTTCCATACGGTTTATGCAGACACAGATGGTTTCTACGCCACATACACAGGGAGGAGGTCCTAGGACCTCACCTCATCCATGAACCTCTCTATTATCTCCTCAGGGCTTAAGTCTATGACAGGGACATCCGCGTTACCAGGTTTTACAGGCACATGGGTAAACACTGGTCCGTCCTCCTCAAGGACCCTTTTAAAGTCAGGTTCCTCCTGGACCCGGATAACATTGAATCCCATTGACCCGGCAACATTCCCCAGGTCTATGTGATCTGAGTAGGTGCACTGGGAACCTGTGCTTCCGTAGCACCTGTTGTCTAGGAGGACTATGAAGAGGTTTTTGGGTGCCTGGGCAGCGGCTGTTACCAGTCCCCCCAGGTTCATGAGGATGGATCCATCACCATCAAGTACAACAACCCTTCTCTTCTGTGAGAGGGCAAGTCCAAGTCCAATGGAGGACGCCATACCCATGGATCCAAGCATGTAGAAATGCCGTGACGAATCCCTGATACTGTAGAGCTCCCTTGATGGGAAACCCAGGTTGCATACAACGATTTCATCATCAAGGACCTCCACGATCCTTTCTATGGCTTCAATTCTTGTGAGCATGTTATCACCAGTAGGCAACCTCAAGGAGCACAGCCACAGGGTGCCTCTTTTTGAGTGAGAGCGCTGTGAGTTCCACTATGGATTCCCTTGCATCTGAGGGTGTTTCAGGGGTGCTGTAGGGTATTTTGAGGATATCCAGTATCTCGGTCGTGGCCCTTCCCATGGGGACCTGGGCCTCCATGAACTCACCCCTGGTTCCCCGGTGACTTACAATCATTGTTATGGGGATATGGTAGAGGCTGTAGAGTGATGCGAGGACATTCACGGAGTTACCGAGACCTGAGTTTTGCATCAGCATGGCTGTGGTCTTCCCGGCTATGTAGGCGCCGGCTGCAACACCGAAGCCCTCCTCCTCACGTGTAACCGGCACGTGCCTGATTTCCGGGTCAGAGTCCACCATTTCAAGGACGAACCTTAGGTTCACACAGGGGACGCTGACCGCGAAGTCTATCCCCGACTCCTTCATACCCTCGTAAACAGCCCTGCTGCTATCCAACTTCATAACCCCTTAATCTTGAGGTCCAGGCCGAGTTCATCTGATATTTCGTTCAGTCTTTCAAGGAGCTTTTCATCCACCTCTATTCCCTCTTCACGCCCCCTCTTTATGTTCATGGCCTCAATGTCACCTGGTATGAGGACGTCCCCGGATGATTTAACCTCCTCGATGAATTCATCCACACTGGATTTGAATTCCTCGAGGTCGACCATCTTTGAGGGGTCTATGGCCATCATGAGGTCACCCTTGGTGCACATCTCCCGGGGGTTTGCGGTTCCCTGAACCGCAGCCCCAAAGGCCGCCCCCACAAGGGGACCTGCCAGGATCTCTATCATGAATGAAAGCGCATAACCCTTATGCCCACCGAAGGGGAGTATGGACCCCTTAAGGGCAAGTTCAGGGTCGGTTGTGGGGTTTCCATCGGCGTCCAGGGCTATGTTTTCAGGTATCCTCTCACCCTTCCTGGCGGCCTCCAGGAGTTTGCCCCTTGCGGATGCTGAGGTTGCCATGTCAACCGAGACATAGTGCCTGTTTGATGGGATCCCTATGGCCACTGGGTTTGTTCCCAGGATGGGTGTTTTGCCACCTATGGGTGCCACTGCAGGCTCTGTATTTGCTATCACAACCCCTATCATGTTGTTCATGACCGCCATGTCCGAGTAGTATCCGGCAACACCGAAGTGGTTGGAGTCATGGACACCCACAAGCCCGACGCCGGTATCCCTGGCCTTTTCAATTGCAAGTTCCATGGCCCTGCAGGCAACAAAGTGTCCGAACATGTGGTTACCGTTTATCAGGGCCGTGGAGGGGGTTTCCCTTTCAATGGTTATATCACCGTGGGGCTTTATTGTCCCACAGCGCAGTCCCTCAACGTACTGGGGGAAACGACCGATTCCATGTGAACTGAAACCCTTCAGGTCAGCGTCCAGGGTAACATCAGCCACTATCTCTGAAACCTCCTCTGGAACCTCCATGGCGGTGAGTATTTCCTTTATGATTCTAACTTCCTCTTCAGCACTTATCCTCATGAGAGTCCTCCTAAAGTTTTATTGATTCACCGGTGTAAGTTTTAAGGGCAACCTCCGCTTTCCTGGGTGTTACATTACCGATATGGTGGGCGCCGTCACCAAGGACATCAAGGGCCTCATCCAGATCATCCTGGCTGACAACAGCACAGAAGCCAACACCCATATTGAAAACCATGTACATCTCTGTTATACCAACCCCTGCTTCGTGGATGGTCCTGAATATCTCCTGTGGTTCTGGCAGGGAATCAAGATTGTATCCGGCGTCCCTGTTAAGCCTCTTGAGGTTTCCGAAGCCCCCTCCTGTTATGTGGGCAAGGCCATGGACACTAACCCCTGAGTCAAGGAGCCTCATCACGGGATCCACGTAGATCCTTGTGGGTTCAAGGAGTTCCTCGCCCACGGTTTTAGTGGAGCCTGGCATTTCATCGCCCACTGAGAGTTTCAGCTCATCAAAGAACACCTTACGGGCAAGGCTCAGGCCGTTACTGTGTATACCGCTGCTTTCAAGGCCTATAACAGCGTCACCCTCCCCCACATTCGCACCGGTTATTATGCGGTCCACATCCACAAAACCGATCCCTGTGGCTGCAAGGTCAAGGTTTCTGATTATACCTGGGAGTGAGGCTGTCTCACCACCTATTATGGCCACCTGTGCGATTTCAGCACCCCTTGCAAGGCCCTTACCTATCTCATCAGCAACATCAGGGTCTGGTTCTTCAACGGCGAGGTAGTCAACGAGTGCCGCCGGCCTTGCGCCCACACAGAGTATATCGTTTACCACCATTGCGATGCAGTCAATCCCCACGGTGTCGTACCGGTTCATCATCTCAGCGACCAGTATCTTGCTACCGACACCGTCGGTGCTCATGGCTATGGCCACATCACCCATCCTGACCAGGGCCGCGAAGTGGCCGGCCCCGCTTATAACGTCGCAGTATCTGAGTGTGTCCTTAAGCCGGGAGGTTAAGCGTGATACGGTCAGCTCCTCCAGGTCTATATCCACGCCGGATTCTGAATAGGTTACCATTCAATCACCACTAAAGAATAGTTTAAGGTCATCTAAATAGTTAGCCTCACTGTATACGCACCGTTTCAAGGTTCAGCGGTGTTTTTGTTTCGATGCGGTACGTCCTGTAGATGCTGGATGCAAGGTCAAGGGTCTTGTAGTTATCACCGTGACAGAGCAGTATCTTCTCGGGTTTGGGTGAGATTCTCTTCACGTATTCCATGAGCTGTCTTCTGTCTGAGTGACCGCTGAAACCCTCAATGGTCTTTATGTTCATCTTCACATTGTAGACCCGCATCTTGTCCTCCTCATCCTTGAGGGGGATCTCCTTCCACCCCTTCTGGATCCTCCTACCAAGGGAGCCCTCGGCCTGGTAACCCACAAATACCAGTGAATTCTTGGGGTCCTCGCAGAGCCACTTGAAGTACTCCAGGGAGTTCCCGCCTGTCAGCATACCCGATGTTGACAGGATTATTGAGGGTTCTCCCTCAACGATCTCCCTGCGCTCATCCATGCCATTGACCTTATGGAAGATCTCTGAGATGAAGGGGTTGTGGCCCATATGGAATATCTGGTCCCTGAGGTCCTTGCTGAGGTACTCGGGTCTTGCCGTATGGATTGCGTTGGCCTCCCAGATCATACCGTCTATGTATACCGGGACCTCATCGATTATACCTGTCCTTATGTACTCCTCAAGGACTATCATGAGTTCCTGAGCCCTTCCAACCGCGAATACCGGTATGAGTATCTTACCGCCCCTCTTAAGGGTGGAGTAGATTGTTTTCACAAGTTCCTTCTCTGCCCGTGTCCTTGGTGGCTGCACGTCCTCGTGTCCACCGTAGGTACTCTCCATCACCAGGGTTTCAATTCGCGGGAACCTGCTGGCTGCTGGTTCAAGGAGCCTGCTCTGCTCATACTTGAAGTCCCCCGTGTAGACCATGTTGTGCTGGCCGTCGCCTATGTGGAGGTGGGACATTGCTGATCCCAGGATGTGGCCTGCGTTGTGGAGTGTCAGCCGTATATCCGGTGCTATATCGGTCACCTCACCGTAATCCAGGGTTATGGTGTGTTTGACGCTCTTCTTCACGTGTTTAACGTTGAATGGAAGTGGTTCGTCCTCCCTGTGGGCTATGTCTATGTGGTCAAGCTGCAGGAGCGTCATGAGGTCCCTGGTTGGGGCTGTGCAGTACACGGGCCCATCGTATCCGTAGTGGTAGAGGTAGGGCAGGAACCCTGAATGGTCAAGGTGGGCGTGGGTTATTATCACCGCGTCCAGGCTGTCCAGTGTGAATTCAGGGACATTGAGGTAGGGGTAGGAGTTTCTGTCATCCCCACCGGCAACGTTCACTCCACAGTCAAGGAGGACCCTGCTGTTGGGGGTCTGGAGGTAGAGGCAGGATCTCCCCACTTCCCTGAAGCCACCCATGGCTGTAAGCCGTGCCCAGTCATTCTCATATTTTGGTTTCTGGTGTATTCTATTTCCAAGCTGCTGCAGAATCTTCTTCCTTTCCTTACTGTTCTTCCTGAGGGTTCTGCGTATCCTCTCTATTATTTCAGAGGATATTGGCGGGGTTCTAAGTATCTTGGGGGCCCATCCAGTGTTCTTGACTATCTCCCTGGATGTTGAGCCGTACTTACCTATTACGAGTCCTGGCTTTCTTGCCTCGATGATGACCTCACAGGTGACGTCGTCAAAGGATATGTTGGTTATCTTCGCCTCCTCGGGTACTATCTCATGGATCCTCCTTATGGTCTCCTCAGGGTCCATGAGTACC
This sequence is a window from Methanothermobacter sp.. Protein-coding genes within it:
- the comE gene encoding sulfopyruvate decarboxylase subunit beta → MLTRIEAIERIVEVLDDEIVVCNLGFPSRELYSIRDSSRHFYMLGSMGMASSIGLGLALSQKRRVVVLDGDGSILMNLGGLVTAAAQAPKNLFIVLLDNRCYGSTGSQCTYSDHIDLGNVAGSMGFNVIRVQEEPDFKRVLEEDGPVFTHVPVKPGNADVPVIDLSPEEIIERFMDEVRS
- the comD gene encoding sulfopyruvate decarboxylase subunit alpha, which encodes MKLDSSRAVYEGMKESGIDFAVSVPCVNLRFVLEMVDSDPEIRHVPVTREEEGFGVAAGAYIAGKTTAMLMQNSGLGNSVNVLASLYSLYHIPITMIVSHRGTRGEFMEAQVPMGRATTEILDILKIPYSTPETPSDARESIVELTALSLKKRHPVAVLLEVAYW
- the comC gene encoding L-sulfolactate dehydrogenase, which codes for MRISAEEEVRIIKEILTAMEVPEEVSEIVADVTLDADLKGFSSHGIGRFPQYVEGLRCGTIKPHGDITIERETPSTALINGNHMFGHFVACRAMELAIEKARDTGVGLVGVHDSNHFGVAGYYSDMAVMNNMIGVVIANTEPAVAPIGGKTPILGTNPVAIGIPSNRHYVSVDMATSASARGKLLEAARKGERIPENIALDADGNPTTDPELALKGSILPFGGHKGYALSFMIEILAGPLVGAAFGAAVQGTANPREMCTKGDLMMAIDPSKMVDLEEFKSSVDEFIEEVKSSGDVLIPGDIEAMNIKRGREEGIEVDEKLLERLNEISDELGLDLKIKGL
- the purM gene encoding phosphoribosylformylglycinamidine cyclo-ligase encodes the protein MVTYSESGVDIDLEELTVSRLTSRLKDTLRYCDVISGAGHFAALVRMGDVAIAMSTDGVGSKILVAEMMNRYDTVGIDCIAMVVNDILCVGARPAALVDYLAVEEPDPDVADEIGKGLARGAEIAQVAIIGGETASLPGIIRNLDLAATGIGFVDVDRIITGANVGEGDAVIGLESSGIHSNGLSLARKVFFDELKLSVGDEMPGSTKTVGEELLEPTRIYVDPVMRLLDSGVSVHGLAHITGGGFGNLKRLNRDAGYNLDSLPEPQEIFRTIHEAGVGITEMYMVFNMGVGFCAVVSQDDLDEALDVLGDGAHHIGNVTPRKAEVALKTYTGESIKL
- a CDS encoding beta-CASP ribonuclease aCPSF1; the protein is MVSEMLEEIKRTIMQRLPDRVQVAKVEFEGPEVVIYTKNPEIITENGNLIRDIAKDIRKRIIIRSDRSVLMDPEETIRRIHEIVPEEAKITNISFDDVTCEVIIEARKPGLVIGKYGSTSREIVKNTGWAPKILRTPPISSEIIERIRRTLRKNSKERKKILQQLGNRIHQKPKYENDWARLTAMGGFREVGRSCLYLQTPNSRVLLDCGVNVAGGDDRNSYPYLNVPEFTLDSLDAVIITHAHLDHSGFLPYLYHYGYDGPVYCTAPTRDLMTLLQLDHIDIAHREDEPLPFNVKHVKKSVKHTITLDYGEVTDIAPDIRLTLHNAGHILGSAMSHLHIGDGQHNMVYTGDFKYEQSRLLEPAASRFPRIETLVMESTYGGHEDVQPPRTRAEKELVKTIYSTLKRGGKILIPVFAVGRAQELMIVLEEYIRTGIIDEVPVYIDGMIWEANAIHTARPEYLSKDLRDQIFHMGHNPFISEIFHKVNGMDERREIVEGEPSIILSTSGMLTGGNSLEYFKWLCEDPKNSLVFVGYQAEGSLGRRIQKGWKEIPLKDEEDKMRVYNVKMNIKTIEGFSGHSDRRQLMEYVKRISPKPEKILLCHGDNYKTLDLASSIYRTYRIETKTPLNLETVRIQ